The Vitis vinifera cultivar Pinot Noir 40024 chromosome 3, ASM3070453v1 region AGTGCCGGAGCTCGGCGACGTTGAGGGCAGCGAGGAGGAGAATCTTTTGACCGCCGATCACCATCATTTCTCGATCTTCAAGAGGAGGTTTGGGAAATCGTACGCCTCGCAGGAGGAGCACGATTACAGGTTCAAGGTCTTCAAGGCAAACCTGCGCCGGGCGCGGAGGCACCAGCAGCTCGATCCATCGGCGACTCACGGCGTGACTCAGTTCTCTGATTTGACGCCTGCGGAGTTTCGCGGGACTTACTTAGGGTTGAGGCCTCTCAAGCTTCCTCATGATGCTCAAAAGGCTCCGATCCTTCCAACCAATGATCTTCCAGAGGATTTTGATTGGAGAGATCATGGTGCAGTTACAGCTGTCAAAAATCAGGTGTTCTTTTTCTGTGAAAGCGCTTTATTGAAAactttttctcttcaaaataaattctattttttttaattaatttctgtGCCTGtaatttttggaatttgaatttgaagttggataatttttttggttaacTGTCGATCAGTAACCATTGGCTTTTACTTAATATGCAGTATCAAGTTAGATTTATTGTTGTTTGTCCTGTCATTAGGGTTCGTGTGGGTCTTGCTGGTCTTTCAGTACTACTGGAGCGCTGGAAGGTGCTAACTTCCTTGCAACTGGGAACCTTGTTAGCCTTAGCGAGCAACAGCTTGTGGAGTGTGATCACGAGGTTTGATATTTCGCTCCTTCTAATATATTTAGAAGTTTACGCTTCAGGACATTTGTTAGTAGATGTAAGTATTTGTTTGTAACAGCGATAGTAGAATTTcataattttgatttgattgGTTTTGCTATGAACTGAACAAAATATTTGGGTTGGTATTCTACATCTTGCTTTAGATGATGGGAAAAACTTGCACTAGTTGGGCAAGGGGTTGGGGTGGGGATGTGGGAGGTTTGGAGTTCGCATTGCAGCCGGGACCAAAACTTCTAAAAGGAAATTATGATGGTGTGCTTTAGCTGTGAGAATAATGTTAGAAAGTTAATTAGCAAATATGCACATCAACATAATGGCAAGTTTCTAATAGTTTATTTTCCAAGAAACAGATATTGTGAGACACCTATCTCTGAGGCTGGAAGTTACTTTGAGGTTGAAccatgatttgattttattattaaggGTGGGGATTGGTTGTGAATGAGTAATACTTCTATATATGTtgctatttttatatttgtaatagTGTTCCAACCTGGATTTTGTTAACTTATGAGTTAATTAGAAAGAACTACGAAGTTTTGATGACCTTATATCTTTAGGAGACGAGTATAACATAGTATTGATGGAGGTCGAATTTAGGAACGTTGTGATGGGTAGGTACAGGATTGTTATGTGTATTAATGGagcttatatttcttttttttggctGTATATTTTTCTGGGGCTAGTACCATAACCTTCTGTTGCTTCTGAGCTAATGGACATGGAGGGTGAACCATGGTAAAAATGAAAGATATTCTAAAGTTATaagtatattattattgtaaaacCATGATTGAACTCTATGATCTTATATGAGGTTCCAGTGTTCTCTCTCATGGAAATGTATTATGTTTTGAGCACTTGACCTTAGAAACGAACATGTTGTGGGTGCTTATTTTATGACCAATCCTTGGTCATAAGGTCTGGAAATCAGGCATAGCCCAATGACTTTGACTGTTGGCAAGAGTTTACCTATTCCCTGTGAGATCTTCTGTTTTTGGGACATAATTTACACTAACTGCAAGTAATACTTTTGACACATGTTCCATTGCAAAGTTTGAAATGAATTAGGCATTGTGGAGTATCTTTGACGTCTGGCAACATATACCTAATCTCTTGAGCTACTTTGTATTGTTGTAATTTGTGGACTGAACATTTTGATACATAAGTTCTGTCTGCGGAGGATATCATGGGAACGTATGACATAAATTTCACTCTCATCTAGGTTTCcatttttggatgaaaaattCATGTATGGAAATGGGTTGGGATGCAATTTGTTGGATTAGTGTTCATTATCTAAATAGTCTTTCTTATGCGCAGTGCGATCCAGAGGAAATGGGTTCATGTGACTCTGGATGCAATGGTGGGCTGATGAACACTGCTTTTGAGTACACACTCAAAGCTGGTGGTCTCATGAAAGAGGAGGACTATCCTTATACTGGCACTGATCGTGGGAGCTGCAAATTTGACAAGACCAAAATTGCAGCATCAGTTTCCAACTTCAGTGTTATCTCCCTTGATGAAGATCAGATTGCTGCTAATCTTGTGAAAAATGGTCCACTTGCAggtaaatgaatttaatttcatGCTGCTGTTTGTTTTCCTTCacttcattttttcttcctttttttgagGAATTATTGTGGTGTTTTCAAAATGTGCTTTCCGATAAAACCTTTTGAGGAAGAACTCAGGTTGCTATACAacacattgaaaaaaaaaaatcttcaaggCAAAGCTAGTTGACTAATTTGTTTTTGCTTGGGTTGGATGCAGTGGCCATCAATGCAGTGTTCATGCAGACATATGTTGGGGGAGTGTCATGCCCATACATATGCTCAAAGAGGTTGGACCATGGAGTGTTACTGGTGGGGTATGGTTCAGCAGGCTACGCTCCCATCCGGATGAAGGACAAGCCTTACTGGATCATAAAAAACTCATGGGGTGAGAACTGGGGAGAGAATGGATTCTACAAAATCTGCAGGGGTCGCAATGTGTGTGGTGTGGACTCCATGGTCTCAACCGTGGCTGCTGTGCATACCACCTCAAATTAGGTGAAAGGTAGGGTTTGAACTCTGAACTGTATTTTAATTGTTGAATCAGACGGTGATTATTGTATATAAGCTCAAGGAGCGTGGGCATAATTACATATCATCCTCCCAAGTACTCTAAGACAGTAACTTAAATTTGCTTTTGGCTTTGCCAGAACAATGAAATGTTattatcttatcttatatttaaCTGTAAGTTGGATTATGCTTGACTAGTTGGATTggtttttttgagaatttggaaTTGATTAATGCTTCCTCTCAATAACTTGAATTGGTTTGACGGGTGGTTAGTCTACCATGTATATGCAAAGATAGCAGTGATATCTGGCCAAATCGAGTCGGTATCTGTCATTCCCCTAGTAAACAGGGTTAGGTCAAGGGCTGTGAATGGCAATCATTCCAAGATTTATAGATTTTGAGCTGGACCTGAGAGCAGGTTGAAGCCAAATCCAACCCCACTGTTCTTTCATTTACCCCAAAACTGAAGCCCAAGCTTGGACcatgttttagttttattttcattttcccaGCTCAATTAGGCCCTAAAGGAAATGTTCCTGGCCCAAGCAATCATATGGCCATCACAAAATGGGCCTGGACCAGATACAATCCTGGCTTATCACCCACTTGAGAAatccaattctcaaaccaagctcATTCCAAGCTTAAAGTTGATTTCCTCTCTCACCCCAGTTGAGGTCCAAACTCCAAAGTCCAAGTACAAGGCCAGTGAAAATTCGTGCTTAAGTAAGGATGCCTGGATGAGTGTGGTTCATCCAGCTCAACCTTGATCTAAGCCCGCGTTTAGCCAAATCGGTTTGGCCTATATGAATTGGGCTTCACTTTGTCCCATTCAAATTTAGGACGCTTCTGACCTATCTTAACTTAAGCCCTTTTTGGCCCATAgaaatttgagtttaagaaATGAGCTGCCAAAACTTTTTATCTTGActatcaaaaataattatatcatgtaatttttttatcaaaaataaatactttttggtatattttctatttttttttttttcccaaagctCAACCCGTCATTACGAAAGGAGGTTTTAACTGAAATGGGTCGCAAACTCAAATGAAACCCAATCCACCAAAATTGTAGGCCTAGTGGTATCTTGCTGCATAAGTAGGAGCACCATGCTCGATAAACAATGCCCTATTTTCAGTCACTGATGCCCTCCTGCTTGTCCCACAAAGTTTCCATACCAAAGTGTTTTTAACACTCAAAATAGTTTGTACAGCATTTGACATCAGGTCCAAGGattttttttcaccttttaaattatcaaataattcaaGATTATTACACAAGGGAGAAGCAACCAAGCCACTGGCTTACCATGGAACTGCTCTTATTCCTTCCAAAACATAACGAAATAAACAATAATTGGAAGGGGAAGGGGCACAGTGCATGGTGGTGGTAACTACTCCCTCATCTCCATGCAACACCAGCTACTATCAATTCCCTTCTCTACTCAAATACCCTGTTGTCCAAATCAAAAGAATCAGCATAGATCCATCCCTATGCCCATACAACTCCACGCCtcttaaaaatataagtaaacTTGGACCCACCAAATCAATCATCTTCCTCACTGAGCAATGCGAATGAGAAAGGACAAAACTTATAACCATCTCCCTCGTAGAACTTGTTCTGGAACTCCACCCAGTGAAGTCGCAACGCATGTAAGAATGCACTCAGAGTTTCCATCACAAGCAACACACCGATAGTGGCGCAAATGAACACGATGATGCCAACTATAAGGATTATTACATTGTTGAACCTGCAATCATGTTTAAATTAAGTCATGATCTGTCCATTTCCTTTAGATATCCAGGCATCTGCTTAGCTGCATAATTCATACCACTTAAGTCCTAGAGTCTAACTTCATTAGGTGCAGACAaaaacccaacccaacccaacccaaaGCATAATTCTTATCCTATGGAGCCCTAGAGTCCAATTCCTATCCTGTAGAGTAAGAGAACCGAGAATGGTACTATTGAACACACTGCTGATGAGATGATGTCAACTCAGAAGGTGGATAAGAATCAGTTGACCAGTAGCAGTGGAGTTGGGATCCCACCCAAGGGAACAAAGGCAGAAGTTGGCTCTACTATTGCTGGCCAAGATCTTCTTTCCTGAACTTATAGCTCTTATGTCTCAGAGGTAGGCTCCTTACTACATCGTCTTTATTTTGGGGTGTCTAACTTAGTTGATAGAGCATTGGGCTTTTAATCTAATGGTTGCAGGTTCGATGGGGTGCAGAGAACAACCTCACCCAATAGAGTCCAATTCCTATCCTGTAGAGTGGCTACAGGCACATGAAGAGGAAAGAGagatgttataaaaaaaaaagatgaattgACTATGCAGCTAAAACCAGAATACCCCTCATTGGAAATGTGCTTAAGGCTCATCAATAATTCACTACCATCACACAAGTTCAAAGGTAGCATTTGACTGCATTAAGAGCAAAGCGGtagcataaaaaatattaacttaccCCCAAGCCAGGAGGAGGACCTTCTCATAGAATACACTTGATAACTCTGAGTGAGCAAGACTGTACAAAGTTAAAGAGCAAAAGACAGGATTAGCTCTACTGACGAAATCAGACAAACAGCATATATAAAAGGGACACTGACCACAGAGATGAAGAAATTGAATGAAGCTTAACATGTAGCAAATTATAAAACGGGTGAGTTGGGTCGATTCAAGAAGATCACTTAGCTaagtggaaaaagaaaattccaaaatagAGGCCACATGTGGGAGAAGGAACTTTCATATGGATGACTATTCTTAATATACATGTATATGCAAATGGGAGGTCCAACATCTAGAGCATAACTTCAATGTCAGATAAATCATTCCCAGATGCAAAGCTTCAACATCTTCAAAATAAACCAAGCTTTGAAGTTTCAACTGATTTCCACACTTGCCAACATAAAATCTCAGGATATATATTATGGgagatacatatatatatatatataacctcaCAATCACAATGGAACAGAAATTCAAATTTCTAGCTATGTACCTGAGGGCCCATAATCGAAGGTATGATGCGGTATTGGAGACTGCTCCAAGTACAAATTCAATCGTATGTATAAGTTGATGTACAAAAACTTCACcgaattcaaattcttcatgatCATGGGAATCATGACTTGTATCCAACTGGAAGGAATCCTCTGTGCTCTGAAGTGGTACGTACAGCTGGCTTTGGTGCCTCTGAAGAAACAAAACAGTCAGAACTGGTGGAAACAAAATTAATGGTTGAAACATATCAAGGCAAGGGTTTAGCAAGCAGAAACTACTTCTTCATGTTGCTTCTTCATAAGAAAAGGCTTTGGAAGCAGCATCCATGGTACAGCAACAAGAGCCAGCAATAATAGCACGATCTGGTAACAGAACAGATAAAATGAGTAAGTGGAGTGGTTACATCTTATATGCGTAGAAAAGAAACCTAAAATGAAAAGACCATTCAATAGAAGCAAGAGTCCACCTGACCAGTTTTCTGACCAATGAAAAGCTGGTTTTCTCCCAGATCATCAGTGGGACTCAAGAACATGTATATCATTATGTGATATAAATCAGCTTGTGAACCAGTGCACCATTTCACAATGATGAGGACAGAAAGGTAACCAAACAAACTGTTTAAAAATATCATCTGGGGAACAAATTGGAACCTGGAACATACATATGATTAACAGCCTATATTAGACAAACAATTTAATGCATGCCAAAAGGATTCTAATAATACATCTGCAGAAAGAAGTTAAGAATGAATATAAACATGTGTAAGTATACATGTTTATAAACATCGGTTTAAATATATTAGTAACTATAATGCACCTCTTACCCTCCCAAATGGGCATTATCTCAATGACAGGTACTCTTGCTTAGGAATAGGAGGTCCCAGTTTTGAGTCCTGGGCTTACCAGATACACAGTTCGGGGGAGCATCCACACATGGTTTTCTGGCTTGTGGATCTTTTGtgttataaaaaaatgactAACTACTATTTTCTATGATAGCTTTGCAATAGCTTGAAAAATGctctaataaaatttttaaaaaaattattatatctgACTCACCATATATTTAGGCTATTCTGAAAGAATTTGGCATTGAAATAGCTCAATATGATTCCAAGATTCATTTGGGCCACCCCTATAAGGATTGACATTTTCATCTTCAAAGAGTTGAGGAATGGCAGTTCGCTGCGGGAACCATGCCATACAGGGTCCACACCAAATGGGTAAGTGCGACGCACCTTAATTAAGCCCGCTGTTGAAGCATCCCTGCAAAAGAGTATGAAGAATACTAAGAATGGAATTTAAGAGAATGTATAATAGgcaaaaaaatccaatatgatGTAACTAGGGTTTTGTCAAATACCTGCAAGAAAGATCACGGCATGCATAGGCCGAGGGACCAAATAGTTCAAACGGGACTGAGAAGAACTCATTATAAATCAAACCAGTATAAATTGAGAAGAGTGCCATCATCAGTATAACATAACGGCCACCAAAGGTCATTTCTGTGATGTCTCCGAGCTTCTGTAGTTTAATAGAATGGTGAGAAATTAGTTTCTGATATTAAAGATAAGAGAACTTCAAAGGAAATcatgctgaaaaaaaaaatgacaactaataggagagaatttgaaatacAATGACCAAGATTTTAACaaataatgggaaaaaaaaCTTGTAAGGTATTTTTTGGATGGAAAATTcatcaaacaataaaatatagaatCATGATAAATGAATTTGCATACTGAGGCAAAAATTTCAGCCAACAGTACAATCATATCAGCTACACAGGAAAAAGGATTTAAGGCAATTCATCTGACCAAATCCAATGGCAACATATTTCAtgctctttccttttttaatcaataattcCTTAAAAACCTATGGGACAATATTATATATCCCAAACAACTATCTAAACTTGACTCATGGCAATTGTtaacaaaatattcaaataaccGTGTCTAAAATACTAACATTAGTGTCCCAAAAATGTTTCAAAGAAGTTCCCAAACTGGATGAATATAAGTTTTCATGTCCATTGACCAATGGGAAAGACTTTGATTGATGTACAAGCCTAACTCATTCAGCAGGTTCAGAATCAATGATAATGTTCACAAAAAGTCAGCTGcatacagagagagagagagagagagatcttCTCAAAGAAGACAATGACAACTTTGTCAAAGGCAACAACAACAATTATAGTGATCGTAAAAGCATGTAAAACAACCAAGCATTGATGTAAGGTTACAAAGGCTTCCTCTTTAGGAACCTAGACTCCTCTTTACTAAGCAGGTCTGGCAACAAATTTTCAACTTCAACAAACACAAATAAAGGTCATAAAATCAACAGGTTTCCATAATGCCAACCAGGGCAATAAATAACATACAGAGATTAGCATTTAGCTCCCTTccattgtaaattattttaaatatacagTGAAATGCTTCAAGGAGTGTCCTACAGAATGAAGCAATAAATCAAGATAGAGATATATTTAGCTGCAATAGATGTGATTCAAGGAGTTGTTCTGCATTGAAAATCTGAATGTTAATGTGAAATTCAACTAACTCATGCGCTGGTTACCTGATTGGAGAGTTTCTTTTCCctgattataaaaaacaatgtAGCGAGTAACAAGCATAATCCATGTCCCCAATCACCAAACATGACAgcaaaaagaaatggaaatgtAACAATAGTGAATACACCAGGATTTGCCTCTTGATACTTGGCCACCCTGCAATTAAATGGAATCACATAATTTTAGTATGAGGCAAACAATTCTGTTAATTTGATATCATCagcaaaatgaaaatcaaataggttaaagtaaaatatatttatataaagacAGGAGAAGTTCGTGCACATGGACACAGACACAAAGTCTGCTCTTACTAGAAACAAGATATTAGGTGAATATGCCTATCAAAAAGATTTGACTTGGAAAATCAAGGTCAAACAGTTAAGTTACATAAGAATGCACAGAACTGGATGTGACTCATTCTGGAAATTTTGTCATTCAGAATTCTGACCTacatttaaaattaacattGCAAGacatacattaaaataaaaaat contains the following coding sequences:
- the LOC100258865 gene encoding V-type proton ATPase subunit a3, with translation MGDGGGGRGGCCPPMDLFRSEPMQLVQLIIPIESAHHTISYLGDLGLIQFKDLNVEKSPFQRTYAAQIKKCAEMARKLRFFKEQMSKAGLSPSAKIMMRGDIDMDDLEVKLGELEAELVEINANGEKLQRAYSELAEYKLVLHKAGEFFYSIRSSATAQQREIEAHSISEESVDTPLLLEQEMSTDLSKQVKLGFLAGLVPRVKSMAFERILFRATRGNVFLRQSAVEDPVTDPVSGEKIEKNVFVVFYSGEKVKNKILKICEAFGANRYSFPEDLGKQAQMITEVSGRLSELKTTIDVGLLHRGNLLQTIGDQFEQWNLLVRKEKSIYHTLNMLSIDVTKKCLVAEGWSPTFATKQIQDALQRATFDSNSQVGAIFQVLHTIESPPTYFRTNKFTSAFQEIVDAYGVAKYQEANPGVFTIVTFPFLFAVMFGDWGHGLCLLLATLFFIIREKKLSNQKLGDITEMTFGGRYVILMMALFSIYTGLIYNEFFSVPFELFGPSAYACRDLSCRDASTAGLIKVRRTYPFGVDPVWHGSRSELPFLNSLKMKMSILIGVAQMNLGIILSYFNAKFFQNSLNIWFQFVPQMIFLNSLFGYLSVLIIVKWCTGSQADLYHIMIYMFLSPTDDLGENQLFIGQKTGQIVLLLLALVAVPWMLLPKPFLMKKQHEERHQSQLYVPLQSTEDSFQLDTSHDSHDHEEFEFGEVFVHQLIHTIEFVLGAVSNTASYLRLWALSLAHSELSSVFYEKVLLLAWGFNNVIILIVGIIVFICATIGVLLVMETLSAFLHALRLHWVEFQNKFYEGDGYKFCPFSFALLSEEDD
- the CYSP gene encoding cysteine protease precursor (The RefSeq protein has 2 substitutions compared to this genomic sequence); translated protein: MARSFSLLFFLLFSLFFVALTSSELHSGGSDDDIIIRQVVPELGDVEGGEEENLLTADHHHFSIFKRRFGKSYASQEEHDYRFKVFKANLRRARRHQQLDPSATHGVTQFSDLTPAEFRGTYLGLRPLKLPHDAQKAPILPTNDLPEDFDWRDHGAVTAVKNQGSCGSCWSFSTTGALEGANFLATGNLVSLSEQQLVECDHECDPEEMGSCDSGCNGGLMNTAFEYTLKAGGLMKEEDYPYTGTDRGSCKFDKTKIAASVSNFSVISLDEDQIAANLVKIGPLAVAINAVFMQTYVGGVSCPYICSKRLDHGVLLVGYGSAGYAPIRMKDKPYWIIKNSWGENWGENGFYKICRGRNVCGVDSMVSTVAAVHTTSN